The following DNA comes from Deinococcus cellulosilyticus NBRC 106333 = KACC 11606.
CAACCTGCAGGGTGCGGTTTACATGATTCTGGGCAGTCCTGAAAATGCTTACCGGCATTTCACAAATGCCTTGAGCCTGTCCAGGAACACGGGCGATGCCCTGATGGAAGCCAAAGTGCTCAACAACATGGCCCTGCTGCTGGGCCAGCAGGAAAAACTGTCAGATGCCCTCGACATTCTGGCCCAGATTCAGAGCCTTTACCGAAAGCTGGGCAACAGCAATGAGCTCTGCAAGACGATCCTCAACAAAACAGAATTGAAACTGAAGTTGCCTGCATCCGCAGGGTTGTATCTGGAAATTGAACAGGACCTGCAAGAAGCTGAAGGGTTGCTGGGCCATCAGGACAATGCATTTCTGCGCATCATGTTGCTGCAGTGTCAGGCAACGCTGCACTGTCGACGCCATGACCTTCCTGAAGCGCGCAGTGCTGCCCAGAGAGCCCTGGAGCTGTCAGAAACCCACCAGATCGATGATTTGAGGGCACACACCCATGTGATCCTTGGCGAAATCCTCAGTGAGGCTGGAGCACCTGAAGAAGCTGTAGAACATCTGCTTTCCTCCATGGAATTTTTCCGGGCACTGGATTATCAGGACAGCAGGGTGCCTCCCCTGAAATTGCTGGTGAAGATCCTCAAGCAACTCGGGCGGTTTGAAGAAGCCTTGCAGTACCATGAAGAGCTCTACCACCTGGACCTGGAGATCCGCAGTGAGGCCGCCAGCAAACAGCTTGAACTGATGGCCTTCCAGCGCAAACTGGAACAGTCCCAGCATGAGGCGGAGCTGGAGCGCATCCGCAATGAGGAACTGGAGATGCTGGTGCAGGAACGCACAGCAGAACTGGAATCGGCCTATCTGGAGATGCTGGAACGTCTGGCGGTTGCAGCAGAGTTCCGGGATTCAGACACCGGGGAGCACACGGTCCGGGTGGGCGAAAGGGCAGCAGAAGTGGCCCGCGAACTGGGCATGCCCGAAGAGAAAGTCCGCATTCTCCGTCTGGCCGCCCGACTGCACGATGTGGGCAAAATCGCCATCTCCGACACGATCCTCCACAAACCGGGCAAGCTCACCGAGGACGAGTACCTGACCATGAAAGCCCACACCCTTGCCGGGGCACGCATGCTCTCGGAAGCACGTTCGGAACTCATCCGCATGGCAGAACAGATTGCCCTGACCCACCACGAAAAATGGGATGGGACAGGCTACCCGCACGGCCTGCAGGGAGAAGCCATTCCTCTGGAGGGCCGCATTGTTGCAGTGGTGGACGTTCTGGACGCCCTCACCAGCACCAGACCCTACAAGAGGGCCTGGACCTTGCAAGAAGCCCTGCACGAAATTGAAATTCAGGCAGGGCAGCATTTCGATCCACAGGTGGTTCAGGCCTTGCTCAAGATTTACCGTCGTGAACAGGACGCTGAAGGCTGAACAGGCAGTGCACTCAGGGCCTTCCCACAGTTGGGGCCGTCCAGCGGGTGTTGTTCAGGTCTCCTGTGGGCACCACAGGAGCAAACACATCCCAGGTGCTGAAATTCGGTACAGGGATGCCTGAAACGGGCTGTTTCAGACGAAAATCTCCAGCGGCAGCATTGAAGAATTCGGGCTTCAGGGTGTTGAAGTGGTTGTCTTTGAGGAGTTGCTGCAGGTTGCAGGTGGGATTGCCCTGCTGACAGCCCTGGTCCTCGCCTTCAATGCCCACCGGGATGTCCGGGCGCTCAAACCAGAACACATTGCCCCGGATCTGCAGGCCTGCATCCACATGGGCTGGATTGGGTGCCCGGTTCTGGGTGGGAGAGGAAAAAGGCCCAGGAATGGTCAGAAACTGGAAATACTCTCCCGTTTTGAAGTCTGGGGGGTTCACGATCAGGTTGTTGTAGATCAGCACGTTCTTGCTGGGAATCCGAACGTAATCATCGGTGTTCAGGGTGTTGCCCCATCCGCCCTGCTGGGAGTAGGTGGTGCACTTGCTGCGGTCATCGCCAGGATCACAACTTCTGCCGCCGAACAGAACCTCAATGGTGTGCGAGCGCCCCCCCACCCGGTACAGGGTGTTGTTGGCCAGCAGGATGTTGTACCCCCCATTGACCCCCAGACCTGCTCCCCACACGTCATGGATGAAATTGTTCACCACCTTGATGTCGTAGGCCTCGTAATGCAACCAGGGACTGACCATGTACTGGTAGCCTGCACCCTGCCCTGCAGTGTATCCCCCTTCTTCGCAGTCAAAAATTTCATTGTCCCGGACCACAATGTAGGCACTGCCTCCCTTGGCATAACTGCACCAGCTCTGGGTGTCGTGGATGCGGTTTCCGATCAGGTGGGCATGCTGCACGGCCACAAAATCGATGGCGTTGTCCTGCGCTCCATGAAAGTCGCTGTTTTCCAGGTAGATGTGTTCGCTCTGGTTGGCTTTGAAGGTCTCAAAGGCCTGCGCCTCCTGGTCTGAACTGCGTTTCTTCCAGCGTCCACCGTCCATTTCCACATTGCGGACCAGCACATGTGAGCACTTCTCGCAGTGGAACACGTCTCCTGCTGGACTGGGTCGCATGGTGAGGTTCAGGAGGTAGAAGTACCGGGTGTCAAAGACGTTCAGGTCTCCAGCCAGGATGGTTTTGTCCCTGCCTGCTCCAGAAATGATGATTGGGGCTTCACGGGTTCCCCAGACGCTCTCCAGGTATTCAGGCAAGGCAATTTCTGGATAAATCCCGGCCTGCAAGTGCAGGTGATATCCGGTGTCCAGTGGGGTGTTTCTGGGAATCCGCCGCCAGGCTTCTGCCAGGGTTTTCAGGGGAGCATTCTGGGCTCCAGAATTCGCATCGTTCCCTGCCTTGAAGTCAATCCAGACGTCTTTCACCCGGGTTTTTCCCATTTCGTAGGGTGTTCCGGGTTGCTGTGCCAGTGCAGATGTGGCCAGCAGCATTGCGCCTGCCGTGATGGTCCAGAGCCTGTTTCCCATTCTGACCCCCAGTTCTTATCCAGTGTGACTGTTATTGCATCACAAAAGCCTTGCAGGGATCACAAAAGCAGGTGGGCGCGAAGTCGCTGGAGGTAAATGTCGTTTGAGAAAGCCATCAGCTCTCAGCGGTCAGCATACGACACATCTTCGCTTTCACTTCAGCCAGACAAACAGATGTTTGATCCTACAGCACAGAAAAACCCAGCCAATCCCTGGCCTGCTGCTGAAGCATCGAGGCTTTTTTCTGACGGCTGACGGCTGAAAGCTGATCGCTCCACACCAGCTGCATGCCATGACTTTGCACTTCCCCTGATCACAGACAGCCCTTGCACAATGTGGCCCTTCAAAGCCATGTACACTGGGTCCGTGAAGTTCAGCGAAGGGATTGAATGGGCCATTCATTGTGTGGCGGTGCTTGCCGGTCTGCCTGAGGGGGCGACCTTGAGCAATGCTGCCCTGGCCGAGTACCACGGCATCTCCGAGAGTTATCTGGTCAAGCACCTGAAGGTGCTGGCCCGGGTGGGAATCCTGGACTCGGTGCCGGGTCCGCGTGGAGGGTTTCGCCTGGAGCGCAGTGCAGACCGGATCACCCTGTATGACATTGTGGAAGCCATCGAGGGCAAAGAGCCCATGTTCCAGTGCGAGGAGATCCGTGGGCGCTTTCCGGGATGCCCACAGCAGAATTTTGCCCGTCCATGCGAGATTCATGCCGCCATGCTGAAAGCCGAAATGGAGTGGCGCAAATCCCTGCAGGGGGTCACCATCCGGGACATTCAGCAGCAGGTCCGTGTCTCCGAGGAGCAACGTCAGTTGCGTGAAGCCTGGTTGCAGAAACACGTGCGTTTGCCGGTCCGCTGAAGCCAGAACAATGCATCCAGAAACAAAAAAGAGGCACCCGCAAGTGCCTTTCTTGATGGATGTTCTTGATGGATCGGGTTTCAGGCTTCCTGGGGCAGGGCCGGAAGCATGTTGGTGGCTTTGGCAATGCGGTTCCAGCCATTGATGGTCACGGTGATCATGGTCAGTTCCATGATCTGCTGTGGGGTGTAGTGGCGGGCCACTTCCTGGTAGGTCTCTTCACTCAGGCCATGCTGGTGCACCAGGGTGAGTTCCACTGCCATTTTGAGGGCCGCTTTTTCTTCTGGGCTGAAGTGGGGCACTTCCTCGAAGACAGAGAGCAGGTAAATGCGCTCGGGCGTCTCGCCATACTTCACGGCGTCACGGGTGTGCATGTCAATGCAGTAGGAGCAGCCATTGATCATGGACACGCGGATTTTGATGAGTTCCCGCAGTCGGGCGCTGATGGAGGTGCTCCGGATGAAGTTTTCCATCTGCAGCATGGTGGCGTAGGCTTCGGGGTGGGTCTGGTGGGGGCTGATGCGGGTGTTCATACGTCCTCCTGATCTGCATGATCTCCTCATGCCTAAATCAAGGATAACAGATATCCAGGATATTTTTAGTCCTTGATTTGGCCTATTGAAAAACCGCCTGGTCTTTCCAGGCGGCAGCATCTTCAGGTCTTAGCGGGCCAGTTTTTCCAGATGGGTGCGGCGAAAATGGGCCACCTTGGGCGCAATCACCGCACGGCAGTAACCCTGACCGGGATTGTTCAGGTAAAAATTCTGGTGGTAATCCTCCGCCCTGTAGAAGACCTCCAGAGGCTTCACCTCGGTCACGATGGGCCGATCATAGATGCCCAGCGCATCGATGTGACGGATGACCTCTGCAGCCACCTCTTTCTGGTCCTCATTGTGGAACAGGATGATGGAGCGGTACTGGGTTCCCACATCGGCCCCCTGACGGTTCAGGGTGGTGGGATCATGGATGCTGAAAAACACCTCCAGCAGCTCTCTATAGGTCACTTCAGAAGGATCATAGGTGATGTTGACGACCTCTGCGTGCCCGGTCACACCGGCACACACCTGCTGGTAAGTGGGGTCCTCGGTGAATCCTGCGCTGTAGCCGGATTCCACGTGCAGCACTCCTCTGATCTGCTGAAAGACTGCCTCCAGACACCAGAAACAACCACCACCCAGTGTGGCGTAATGCATGGGTTGCAACATCTGAGCCCTCCCTTTGGCGCACATGCGAGACCTCCCCGCAGGCAGGTTCAAAGGCCATTGTACGCTCTTTGCACGCCGGAAATGTGGGATTTGTGGTCCTCTGTCAAAACGGGGAAACGGGGCTGAAAGGCGGAGTTTGCAACAAAAAGTTCTCAGTGGTCAGCAAAATTGCAGCTTTCAATCAGGCTGCATGCGTATCATGGGCAACATGGATTACCCCGAAGAATACTTCTCCTGCGCCCTCTGCCCCAGACTGAAAGCCTGGAGAGAACAGGTGGCACAGGAAAAGCGCAAAGCCTACCGGGATGAGGATTACTGGGGAAGGCCCGTCCCGGGCTTCGGTGACGATCAGGCCCGGATTGTGATGGTGGGCCTCGCCCCGAGTGCCCACGGGGCCAACCGCACCGGGCGGATGTTCACCGGAGATGCCAGCGGAAACTTCCTCTACCCTGCCCTGTTTCGTGCCAGACTGAGCAACCAGCCCATTGCAAAGCACAAAAACGATGGACTCGAACTCCGTGGTGTTTTCATCTCTGCCTCTGCTCGCTGCGCCCCACCGGACAACAAACCCACCCCTGAAGAACTCCGCAACTGCCAGAAGTGGCTGAAACTCGACCTTGAACGCCTGAAGCAGCGCAAGGTGACTTTCGCCATCGGAGCCATCGGGCATGAATATTTCCTCCGGGCGATGGGATGGAAACCCTCGCAGTACACCTTCAAACACGGAGCAGAACACCTGCTGCCCGATGGAACATGGCTCATTGACTCCTATCATGTGAGCCAGCAAAACACAGCAACAGGCAGGCTGACAGCAGTAATGTTTGATCAGGTGCTCGAAAGGGCAAAGGAAATGGCGGGAATCCAAAGTCAAGCTGACATCAACTAAGGAAAATCCCTGATCCCATTTGTCAGCTTCCAGAAACAAAGAAGGACTAGACTCTTGAATAAGGAGTCAACATGGATCTTGCTGCCAGCCTGGACCATTTCGCCAAACAGATTCCCTCCCGGATCAGCCACATTCAGGGGGAAGAGGCCACCAAACATGCCCTGATCCTGCCTTTTCTGGGCATTCTGGGGTACGACGTCTACAACCCTACGGAAGTCAGACCTGAGTACGCAGCAGATTTTTCTGCCCGGAAACGTGGACAGTTCGAGAAGGTGGATTACGCCATCATTGTGGATGGCGAAGTCTCCATGCTGATTGAGGCCAAAGCCCACAACCAGAAAACCGAGATCTACAGTGGTCAACTGGCCCGCTATTTCAATTCGACACCCACCGCCAGGGTGGCGATTGTCACCAATGGGATCGAGTACCGGTTTTTCACCGACCTCAAAGACCGCAACATCATGGACAGTGAGGCCTTCATGGTCTTCAATGTGCTGGACCATGACAGCAGCGACCTTGAACTCCTGCAGCGGTTCACCCGATCCCAGTACCAGCCTTCCTCGATCAGCAGTCTGGCCGAAGAGGTGATGTGCCTGCAAAACATCACCACCTACATCTACAACCAGTTGCAGAACCCCTCGGAGAATTTTGTGCGCTTTGTGGTGGAGGAACTCAACCTGCGCCAGCGCATCACCTCCCGGGTGGTGGAGCGTTACCTGCCCATCCTCAGAACCGCCATCCATAACGCACTGGGCGAAATTCAGGGAAACACAGCGGGAACTGGACCTGTCCCTCCTCCAGCGACGAAACCTACTCCTCCTGCACTGACACGCAAATCCCGCACAGAACCTGCCCCAGCTCCACTGCCCGACCTGTTGGAAGATGAAAAGGCTGTTCTGGAAAGCCTCAAAGAGATTCTGGACTGCAACATCACCTGCCACAAAGAGGAAGACACGGTAATCATTCCAGCAGCCAGTGGCCAGGGCTGGGCTTTGCGTTTCAACACCGTCCATGCCAAACCCCACCTGATTTTCAATCTGGACCCAGAAGTGGCAAGGGTTGTTGCAGGACATGTGTTCTTCTTCAGTCATCCGCTGGGAACCAAGGCGAATTTTGCATCTCTGGGGGACCTCTATGGGATGCGCGAAATCATTGCACATGCCTACAGAGGAACCTGACGGTGTCTGCAACTGAATAAACATCAACCCACCTCAAAACCCCATCTGAAGTAAAGTGCTTGTTAACCCAGGTGCCCACCTTGTGGGATTCCTTTTTCGCCCTTTGCTCTTTTTTTAGAGGTGAGTTGTGTACGAAAAATTTGATGTGGTGGTTCACCCCGTGTCCGAACTGCGGGGTGAGTTGACCGCGCAACCCAGCAAGAATTACACCACCCGTTACCTGATTGCGGCGGCCCTCTCTGGCACAGAAACCCTGGTTCGGGGGGTGGCCACCAGTGAGGACAGCCATGCCCTGCAGGAATGCCTGCAAACCTGGGGGGCCGAGCTCATTCCCGAAGGAAGAGACATGCGGGTCAGGGGTTTTGGGAACCGTCCTCTGGACCAGCAGACCCTCAACCCACACAACGCGGGGGCAGTGGCCCGGTTTTTGATGGCCCTCGCTGGACTGACCAGCTACACGAAGTTCATCACGGATTACCCTGAAAGCCTGGGGAAAAGGCCCCACGGGGACCTGCTGAAAGCCCTGGAGTCTCTGGGAGCCCGCACCACGTCCCTGGACGGCAAGATGCCCATCGAGATCTGGGGCAACCTGCAAGGGGGCAAGGTGTCCGTGAATGCCAGTCTGTCCAGCCAGTACACTTCGGGCCTGATGTTCCTGGCTCCCCTGCTGCCTGATGGGCTGGAGATCACCCTGCTCGGGGACATCAAGAGCCCCGGTCCCCTCAAGCAGACCATTGAGACGCTGAGGGTTTTCGGGGTGGAGGTGTCCCACAGCGAGGACCTCCGCACCATCACCATTGCGGGTGGGCAGCGTTACCATGCACCAGAAGTGACCGTGCCCGGAGATTACCCTGGAAGCAGTGCCCTGCTGAGTGCTGCGGCAGTGATGCCCGGAGAGGTGGTCATCCACAACCTGCATGAGCATGACCTGCAAGGGGAACGCCTGAGCATCGATGTGCTGAAAAGCATGGGCGCAGACATCACCCGTGAAGGCAGCACCGTGACCGTGCGCGGAGGCAAGCCCCTGAAAGCCGTGGTGACCGATGGGGACTTCTTCACGGACGCCGTGCAGGCCCTGAGTGCTGCTGCCGCCAGTGCGGAAGGCCAGACCACCTGGGAGAATGTGTACACCCTGCGCCTCAAGGAATGTGACCGCATCAGCGACACCCGCGCAGAACTGCAGAAACTCGGTCTCTCTGCCAGCGAGACCGAAGACAGCCTGAGCATCACCGGCAAAGAAACCCTGGAAGGAGGCATCACTGTGGACGGTCACGGGGACCACCGCATGATCATGATGCTCACCATTCTGGGTCTGCGGGCCAAACAGCCCATCACCATCACCGGAGCGCACCACATCCGCAAAAGCTACCCGGACTTCTTTGACCACATGACCAGACTCGGGGCGAAATTCGACTTCATCGAGAGGTGAACCCATCAAGAAAAGCCTGGAGGTGGGCCTCCAGGCTTTTTGCTGTTTCAGAGGGAGATCTTTTTTCTCTGCATCCTCCTAATATTTGAACAAAATGGCATGCTCCATGCCTGCTTTGCGCAGGTTTTCCAGCCACAGGCCTCTGTTTTCACCGTTTTGCATTTCGGTGAGGTCATCAAGGGGGCACAGCACCTGTTCGTCTTTTGAGAACTGCACGCTGGCTCCAGGTCGGGCCTCCACTTTCCATCCCAGGTCATACAGGCCTACAGCGAACAGGAAACGCACCACCATCCAGGGGTAACCGTCCCCCTGGGGGTCACTGGGGTGACGCATGCTTTCAAAGAGCCGGAAGCGCCGGGTGTCATCCAGCAGTTGCAGGGTGATGTTCTCCAGGGTCTGCCCGACAAACAGGTGGCGGTGCTTTGCGCTGGCTTCTCTCCAGAAAGGCATCCAGACCTGTTCACCCACGGTGTCCCAGTCAATGTTCTGCAACTTGCTGAAGGCTTCCTGTCCACCCAGGAATTTCAGCAGGTTGAGTTCCTGCTGGGCGGGATCACGGAGCAGGTTCAGGGCAAACTGTTCAGAGGGAGGCTCAG
Coding sequences within:
- a CDS encoding right-handed parallel beta-helix repeat-containing protein, which encodes MGNRLWTITAGAMLLATSALAQQPGTPYEMGKTRVKDVWIDFKAGNDANSGAQNAPLKTLAEAWRRIPRNTPLDTGYHLHLQAGIYPEIALPEYLESVWGTREAPIIISGAGRDKTILAGDLNVFDTRYFYLLNLTMRPSPAGDVFHCEKCSHVLVRNVEMDGGRWKKRSSDQEAQAFETFKANQSEHIYLENSDFHGAQDNAIDFVAVQHAHLIGNRIHDTQSWCSYAKGGSAYIVVRDNEIFDCEEGGYTAGQGAGYQYMVSPWLHYEAYDIKVVNNFIHDVWGAGLGVNGGYNILLANNTLYRVGGRSHTIEVLFGGRSCDPGDDRSKCTTYSQQGGWGNTLNTDDYVRIPSKNVLIYNNLIVNPPDFKTGEYFQFLTIPGPFSSPTQNRAPNPAHVDAGLQIRGNVFWFERPDIPVGIEGEDQGCQQGNPTCNLQQLLKDNHFNTLKPEFFNAAAGDFRLKQPVSGIPVPNFSTWDVFAPVVPTGDLNNTRWTAPTVGRP
- the msrA gene encoding peptide-methionine (S)-S-oxide reductase MsrA, with the translated sequence MLQPMHYATLGGGCFWCLEAVFQQIRGVLHVESGYSAGFTEDPTYQQVCAGVTGHAEVVNITYDPSEVTYRELLEVFFSIHDPTTLNRQGADVGTQYRSIILFHNEDQKEVAAEVIRHIDALGIYDRPIVTEVKPLEVFYRAEDYHQNFYLNNPGQGYCRAVIAPKVAHFRRTHLEKLAR
- the aroA gene encoding 3-phosphoshikimate 1-carboxyvinyltransferase, whose product is MYEKFDVVVHPVSELRGELTAQPSKNYTTRYLIAAALSGTETLVRGVATSEDSHALQECLQTWGAELIPEGRDMRVRGFGNRPLDQQTLNPHNAGAVARFLMALAGLTSYTKFITDYPESLGKRPHGDLLKALESLGARTTSLDGKMPIEIWGNLQGGKVSVNASLSSQYTSGLMFLAPLLPDGLEITLLGDIKSPGPLKQTIETLRVFGVEVSHSEDLRTITIAGGQRYHAPEVTVPGDYPGSSALLSAAAVMPGEVVIHNLHEHDLQGERLSIDVLKSMGADITREGSTVTVRGGKPLKAVVTDGDFFTDAVQALSAAAASAEGQTTWENVYTLRLKECDRISDTRAELQKLGLSASETEDSLSITGKETLEGGITVDGHGDHRMIMMLTILGLRAKQPITITGAHHIRKSYPDFFDHMTRLGAKFDFIER
- a CDS encoding uracil-DNA glycosylase; the protein is MDYPEEYFSCALCPRLKAWREQVAQEKRKAYRDEDYWGRPVPGFGDDQARIVMVGLAPSAHGANRTGRMFTGDASGNFLYPALFRARLSNQPIAKHKNDGLELRGVFISASARCAPPDNKPTPEELRNCQKWLKLDLERLKQRKVTFAIGAIGHEYFLRAMGWKPSQYTFKHGAEHLLPDGTWLIDSYHVSQQNTATGRLTAVMFDQVLERAKEMAGIQSQADIN
- a CDS encoding RrF2 family transcriptional regulator, whose protein sequence is MKFSEGIEWAIHCVAVLAGLPEGATLSNAALAEYHGISESYLVKHLKVLARVGILDSVPGPRGGFRLERSADRITLYDIVEAIEGKEPMFQCEEIRGRFPGCPQQNFARPCEIHAAMLKAEMEWRKSLQGVTIRDIQQQVRVSEEQRQLREAWLQKHVRLPVR
- a CDS encoding carboxymuconolactone decarboxylase family protein, whose translation is MNTRISPHQTHPEAYATMLQMENFIRSTSISARLRELIKIRVSMINGCSYCIDMHTRDAVKYGETPERIYLLSVFEEVPHFSPEEKAALKMAVELTLVHQHGLSEETYQEVARHYTPQQIMELTMITVTINGWNRIAKATNMLPALPQEA
- a CDS encoding type I restriction endonuclease — encoded protein: MDLAASLDHFAKQIPSRISHIQGEEATKHALILPFLGILGYDVYNPTEVRPEYAADFSARKRGQFEKVDYAIIVDGEVSMLIEAKAHNQKTEIYSGQLARYFNSTPTARVAIVTNGIEYRFFTDLKDRNIMDSEAFMVFNVLDHDSSDLELLQRFTRSQYQPSSISSLAEEVMCLQNITTYIYNQLQNPSENFVRFVVEELNLRQRITSRVVERYLPILRTAIHNALGEIQGNTAGTGPVPPPATKPTPPALTRKSRTEPAPAPLPDLLEDEKAVLESLKEILDCNITCHKEEDTVIIPAASGQGWALRFNTVHAKPHLIFNLDPEVARVVAGHVFFFSHPLGTKANFASLGDLYGMREIIAHAYRGT
- a CDS encoding HD domain-containing phosphohydrolase, which codes for MIQLAEQKDQTTPTEWLDAALELGRQAIASGVTEDSIRFAQLAADHARHHHLHEHLVVALDNLGNLLFYHDQPYDALSVLSEAALLLESSALMSEKARNSNLQGAVYMILGSPENAYRHFTNALSLSRNTGDALMEAKVLNNMALLLGQQEKLSDALDILAQIQSLYRKLGNSNELCKTILNKTELKLKLPASAGLYLEIEQDLQEAEGLLGHQDNAFLRIMLLQCQATLHCRRHDLPEARSAAQRALELSETHQIDDLRAHTHVILGEILSEAGAPEEAVEHLLSSMEFFRALDYQDSRVPPLKLLVKILKQLGRFEEALQYHEELYHLDLEIRSEAASKQLELMAFQRKLEQSQHEAELERIRNEELEMLVQERTAELESAYLEMLERLAVAAEFRDSDTGEHTVRVGERAAEVARELGMPEEKVRILRLAARLHDVGKIAISDTILHKPGKLTEDEYLTMKAHTLAGARMLSEARSELIRMAEQIALTHHEKWDGTGYPHGLQGEAIPLEGRIVAVVDVLDALTSTRPYKRAWTLQEALHEIEIQAGQHFDPQVVQALLKIYRREQDAEG